CCGATGGCGATCCAGGAGGCCCTCCAGGGCGGACTCTTCGACCTGGGCGACTCGCCGAAGCAGAAGGCCGCCCTGGAGCGGCTGGAGATCACCCTGGCGCTCGTGGAGGGCTGGGTCGACGAGGTCGTCGGCCAGGCCACCGAGGGCCGGATGCCCGCCGCAGCGCAGCTGCAGGAGGCCGTACGCCGTCGGCGTGCCGCCGGCGGCCCCGCCGAGCAGACCTTCGCCTCCCTGGTCGGCCTGGAGCTGCGGCCGCGCCGGCTCCGGGACGCCTCGACGCTGTGGGGCTCGCTGCGCACCCGGCAGGGCACCGAGGCCCGCGACGGGGTGTGGATGCACCCGCACCTGCTCCCGACCGCCGCCGACCTGGACGACCCGCTGGGCTTCCGCGAGGGCGCCGTGCCGGTCGAGGAGATCTCCGAGGAGGCCTTCGAGGCCGGCCTGCGCGATCTGCTGGGCGACGACTCCCCCGCCGACTCGGCGGACAAGTCCGGCGACGACTCCCCCACCGACCCGGCGGACGAGTCCGGGGACGACTCCGGCACTCCCCGGGAGTGACCCTCCACAGCGACGCGGCGGCCACGCTGGGCGCCTGGGCGCCGCCTCCGGGAAGCCAGAGTGAGCTGCGGGACCGGTTCCTGGCCCATCTCGCGGCGCGGCCCGACGGCGTCTCCCGCGAGAGCTACCCCGACCACCTCACCGCCGGTGTGCTGGTCCTCTCCCCCGACCTGGACCGGGTGCTGCTCAACCTGCACCGCAAGGCCGGACGGTGGTTCGCCTTCGGCGGGCACTGCGAGCCCGACGACCGGACCCTGGCCGGGGCCGCCCGGCGCGAGGGGCTGGAGGAGTCCGGCCTGCCGGACCTGGAGCTGGACCCGGTGCCGGTGCACCTGGACGAGCACGTCGTCGGGTTCTGCGACCCCCGCGGCGAGGTCCACCACCTCGACGTCCGGTTCACCGCCCTCGCGCCGGCAGGTGCCGCGCACGCGACCAGCGAGGAGTCCCTGGCCGTGCGCTGGTGGCCGGTCGACGCCCTGCCCGAGGGGCTGGAGCAGGAGATGCACGAGCTGGTCGCGGCCGCCCGGTCCCGGTGGACCGAGCACCGGCAGGCGGCTCAGTCGACGTGGCCCTCGCTGCCCGGCGGGTCCACCTCGGCGGCCGCCGACCAGCCCAGCAGGTAGCCGCGGGCGCGCTCGGCGCGCGGGTACCGGTTCACCCAGGCCCAGAAGCTGTCGTCGTGGCCCGGCTCGAGCAGGTGCGCGAGCTCGTGGACGAGGACGTAGTCGACCACCCAGGACGGCATGCCCTGCAGCCGGGTGGAGAGACGGATCGACTTGTCCCCGGGCGTGCACGAGCCCCAGCGCGTCCGCTGGTTGCCGACCCAGCGCACCGACGCGGGCTGGGCCAGCCCGCCGAAGTACTCGTCGTTGAGCTGCGTGGCCCGCGCCATCAGCTGCTCGTCCGAGGGCCGCTTGCGCGCCTCGGAGCGCTCGAGCCGCAGGACCATGTCCTGGACCCACCGCGCCTCGTCCCGCTTGCTCATCGAGGCCGGGATCAGCACCACGATCCGGTCCCCGTCGCGGTACGCCGAGACGGTACGACGGCGCCGGCTGCTGCGTCGTACCTCCACCTGCTCCGTCCCCGTCATGGCGGCACGCTACTGGTTTGCCCAGGCCAGCAGGCGTTCCTGCGGCCACGTGTTGACGATCCGCTCGGCGTCGATGCCCGCCGCCTCGGCGCGCTCGCACCCGTGGTCGAGGAAGTCGAGCTGGCCGGGAGCGTGGGCGTCGCTGTCGATCGAGAACAGGCAGCCGACGTCGCGGGCCAGCTCCAGCAGGGCGGTCGGCGGGTCCCGGCGCTCGGGTCGGCTGTTGATCTCCACCGCGACGTCGTGCTCGGCGCAGGCCTCGAAGACGGCCCGGGCGTCGAAGCTGCTGGAGGGGCGCACGCCGCGGTTGCCGGTGACCAGGCGACCGGTGCAGTGGCCCAGCACGTTCATCGTCGACCCGGTGATCGCCCCGACCATCCGCCGGGTCATCTGGTCGGGGTCCATCTTCAGCTTGGAGTGGACGCTGGCCACCCGCACGTCGAGCCGGGCGAGCATCTCCTCGGTCTGGTCGAGCGACCCGTCGTCGAGGATGTCGACCTCGATCCCCTTGAGCAGGGTGAAGCCGGACCCGGCCAGGTGCTCGTTGACCGCCTCCACGACCTCGAGCTGGCGGGCCAGCCGCTCCGCCGAGAGGCCCCGGGCGACCTTGAGCCGGGGCGAGTGGTCGGTGAGCACGAGGTACTCATGGCCCAGCTCGATCGCGGTGAAGGCCATCTCCTCGATCGGGGAGCCGCCGTCGGACCAGTCGGAGTGGGAGTGCAGGTCCCCGCGGAGCGCGGCGCGCAGGGCCCGCCCACCCGGGACCAGGGGCCCCGCGTGCTCCTCCAGCGCCCGCAGCCTGGCGGGCACCTCACCGCGCCACGCCTCGGCGATCACCGAGGCGGTGCTGGAGCCGATGCCCGGCAGTGTGGTCAGCGTCCCGGCCTCGACGTGCCCGGCCAGCTCCTGCTCGCTCATCGGGAGCAGCGTCGCGGCCGCAGACCGGTACGCCTTCACCTTGTAGGTGTCCTCGCGGGCGCGCTCGAGCAGGAAGGCGATGCGCCGCAGCGCGGCCACCGGCCCGGCGTCGTACCCCGGTGCGCTCACAGGTCTCGTCCTCCACAGGTCGTCGTACGTCGAGTTGGCTGGTCAGCAGGGTGCGCGGGCTCTCGCCCGGGCGTGTCCTGCACAGGATCGTCCCAGCCGGGAAGCGGGTTCTCCACCGTTCCGAGGGGTTTTCCACAGGTTCGTCCACACGGGAGAGGGCACCACGGCCGGTTTGTCCGGTACCCGTCTGTCGATTCCGGTTGACCGGCCCGGCCTGGCCTCCTAGGTTGGGCACAGATGAGGCCCCTCGCCCCATCCACCGGACGTTCGCAAGGGGAAGGCGTGCGTTCGGTGGCGGGCGGGGGGCCTCTTCTTCGTGGCAGCCGCCCGAGGCTCAGCGACCGAGGCTCAGCGACCGAGGAAGTGCGGAGCGCGCTTCTCCTGCACGGCGCGGATCCCCTCCTGCAGGTCGGCCGTGGCCATGGTGACGGGCTGAGCCAGGGCCTCCCACTGCAGGGCGGTCTCCTGGTCGGTGTGCCCGCCGGTCGCGAGGGCGAGCTTGGTCAGCCGGGTGGCGATCGGGGCGGCGGCCGCGATCGACGCGGCACTGGCCAGCGCCGTCTCCAGCAGCTGCTCGCGCTCGGTGATCCGGGAGACCAGGCCGAGCCGCAGCGCCTCGTCGCCCTGGACCAGGCGTCCGGTGAGGAAGAGGTCGCGCGCGGCGGCCAGTCCGACCACCTCGGGCAGGAGCAGCGTGCCGGCCATGCCGGGGTGCAGGCCCAGGGAGGTGAACGGGACGCCCATCTTCGCCCCGGCCGCGGCGTACCGCAGGTCGCAGGCGAGGGCGAGGCACAGGCCGGCGCCGATCGCGGGGCCGTTGATCGCGGCGAT
The window above is part of the Nocardioides campestrisoli genome. Proteins encoded here:
- a CDS encoding NUDIX hydrolase — protein: MTLHSDAAATLGAWAPPPGSQSELRDRFLAHLAARPDGVSRESYPDHLTAGVLVLSPDLDRVLLNLHRKAGRWFAFGGHCEPDDRTLAGAARREGLEESGLPDLELDPVPVHLDEHVVGFCDPRGEVHHLDVRFTALAPAGAAHATSEESLAVRWWPVDALPEGLEQEMHELVAAARSRWTEHRQAAQSTWPSLPGGSTSAAADQPSR
- a CDS encoding M48 metallopeptidase family protein, whose translation is MTGTEQVEVRRSSRRRRTVSAYRDGDRIVVLIPASMSKRDEARWVQDMVLRLERSEARKRPSDEQLMARATQLNDEYFGGLAQPASVRWVGNQRTRWGSCTPGDKSIRLSTRLQGMPSWVVDYVLVHELAHLLEPGHDDSFWAWVNRYPRAERARGYLLGWSAAAEVDPPGSEGHVD
- a CDS encoding PHP domain-containing protein, with the protein product MSAPGYDAGPVAALRRIAFLLERAREDTYKVKAYRSAAATLLPMSEQELAGHVEAGTLTTLPGIGSSTASVIAEAWRGEVPARLRALEEHAGPLVPGGRALRAALRGDLHSHSDWSDGGSPIEEMAFTAIELGHEYLVLTDHSPRLKVARGLSAERLARQLEVVEAVNEHLAGSGFTLLKGIEVDILDDGSLDQTEEMLARLDVRVASVHSKLKMDPDQMTRRMVGAITGSTMNVLGHCTGRLVTGNRGVRPSSSFDARAVFEACAEHDVAVEINSRPERRDPPTALLELARDVGCLFSIDSDAHAPGQLDFLDHGCERAEAAGIDAERIVNTWPQERLLAWANQ
- a CDS encoding enoyl-CoA hydratase/isomerase family protein; the protein is MPEPDDATQPDAPAAPASASETQARRGPHLRLERPSDGVALLTLDNPDRRNAMSDEMTAAWVGAIDELAADRSVRAVVVTGEGSAFSSGGDLGWLASEPDAGVDRLRDRMLPFYRSWLTIRRLEVPTIAAINGPAIGAGLCLALACDLRYAAAGAKMGVPFTSLGLHPGMAGTLLLPEVVGLAAARDLFLTGRLVQGDEALRLGLVSRITEREQLLETALASAASIAAAAPIATRLTKLALATGGHTDQETALQWEALAQPVTMATADLQEGIRAVQEKRAPHFLGR